In Candidatus Hydrogenedentota bacterium, the following are encoded in one genomic region:
- a CDS encoding NAD(P)-dependent oxidoreductase — translation MPDAAEQPAIGLIGLGLLGKAIASRLIGAGHIVYGCDIDPAASEAAAGLGVAVLPDHGAVARSCRVMLLSLPNSTVRQDLLWGGGNLAASLEAGALLLDTTTGRPDDTEADAARLAASGVDLVDVCVLASSRQTAAGEAVLLVGDTEADAVGYAPVLETFGRTIFYLGQPGAGCRMKLVANQALGLNRLVLAEALGLAEKLGLDLDTALAVLQSGPAASRVMETKGARMIARDFAPEARLAQHAKDVGLILELGETCGADLPVSRLHRDILARLIEQGYGGEDNSAVARAFRD, via the coding sequence ATGCCTGACGCGGCGGAACAGCCGGCGATCGGCCTGATCGGGCTCGGTTTGCTCGGTAAGGCGATCGCTTCGCGGCTCATCGGCGCGGGCCACATCGTGTACGGGTGCGATATCGATCCCGCCGCATCTGAGGCCGCCGCGGGCCTGGGCGTCGCCGTGCTGCCGGATCATGGCGCGGTCGCGAGGTCGTGCCGTGTAATGCTGCTCAGCCTGCCGAACTCCACCGTGCGCCAGGACCTGCTCTGGGGCGGCGGAAACCTCGCGGCGTCGCTCGAAGCAGGCGCGCTATTGCTCGACACGACCACGGGCCGCCCGGACGACACCGAGGCGGACGCCGCGCGCCTGGCTGCCAGTGGCGTGGACCTCGTGGATGTCTGCGTGCTCGCCTCCAGCCGCCAGACCGCCGCCGGCGAAGCGGTGCTTCTGGTGGGGGACACGGAGGCGGATGCGGTCGGGTATGCGCCTGTGCTGGAGACCTTCGGGCGCACGATCTTCTATCTCGGCCAGCCCGGCGCCGGTTGCCGTATGAAGCTCGTCGCGAATCAGGCCCTGGGCCTCAACCGGCTCGTGCTCGCGGAGGCCCTGGGGCTCGCGGAGAAGCTCGGGCTCGACCTCGACACCGCCCTGGCGGTCCTGCAATCGGGTCCCGCCGCGTCCCGCGTGATGGAGACCAAGGGCGCGCGGATGATAGCCCGCGATTTTGCCCCGGAAGCCCGCCTCGCGCAACACGCCAAGGACGTCGGCCTGATCCTCGAACTCGGAGAGACCTGCGGCGCCGATCTCCCCGTGAGCCGCCTGCACCGCGACATCCTGGCGCGCCTTATCGAGCAGGGTTACGGCGGCGAGGACAATTCCGCCGTCGCGCGCGCGTTTCGGGATTAG
- a CDS encoding Gfo/Idh/MocA family oxidoreductase, with amino-acid sequence MRVSRRTALKAGAAASALAWSIGGRARAQDAPVRHAVIGTGGMGTNHLNGFARTEGCQIVAACDLDPERRAKVEAWWAGKFDATMYTDFHELLANPDIDSVSIATPDHWHTPVALHALLAGKHVYVEKPCSHNIHEALVLERVARETGLCVQHGTQHRSGAGPKEAVRFLREGGLGKVRMAKAINHQLRKPIGIAEEEEPPAGVDYDRWLGPAPVRPYTRNRWHYNWHWFWDYGTGDTGNDGVHQIDMMRWGMGAGLPKRVTSVGAQLFYEDDHETPDTQTVIFEYDGMHLMYEMRLWTDYKMEGHDNGVLFYGDKGRLEVGREGCFVSLIGEPEKRRLGDSHDFSENVRNFVACVKAGAPERLNAPISEGAISTILCHLANIGTRVERPLTLGENGAQAVGDEAASALFTRTYREAYELPNA; translated from the coding sequence ATGCGAGTTTCACGGAGAACAGCTTTGAAGGCGGGCGCCGCCGCCAGCGCGTTGGCCTGGTCCATTGGCGGGCGCGCCCGCGCGCAGGACGCGCCCGTGCGCCACGCCGTAATCGGAACCGGCGGCATGGGAACGAACCACCTGAACGGCTTCGCCCGCACCGAGGGCTGCCAGATCGTGGCTGCCTGCGATCTCGATCCGGAGCGCCGCGCCAAGGTGGAGGCCTGGTGGGCCGGCAAGTTCGACGCGACCATGTACACCGACTTTCACGAGTTGCTCGCGAACCCGGACATCGACAGCGTCTCCATCGCGACGCCGGACCACTGGCACACGCCCGTCGCGCTGCACGCCCTGCTTGCCGGAAAGCACGTGTACGTGGAAAAACCGTGCTCACACAATATTCACGAAGCGCTCGTGCTTGAGCGCGTCGCGCGCGAAACCGGCCTGTGCGTACAGCACGGCACCCAGCACCGCAGCGGGGCGGGTCCGAAGGAGGCCGTGCGCTTTCTCCGCGAGGGCGGGCTCGGCAAGGTGCGCATGGCCAAGGCCATCAACCACCAGCTTCGCAAGCCCATCGGAATCGCCGAGGAGGAGGAGCCGCCCGCCGGCGTGGACTACGATCGCTGGCTCGGCCCGGCGCCCGTGCGCCCGTACACCCGAAACCGCTGGCACTACAACTGGCACTGGTTCTGGGACTATGGGACCGGCGACACCGGCAACGACGGCGTCCACCAGATCGACATGATGCGCTGGGGCATGGGCGCGGGCCTGCCGAAGCGCGTTACCTCCGTCGGCGCACAGCTTTTTTACGAGGACGACCACGAAACCCCGGACACCCAGACCGTGATCTTCGAATATGACGGCATGCACCTGATGTACGAAATGCGCCTGTGGACCGACTACAAGATGGAAGGGCACGACAACGGCGTGCTTTTCTATGGCGACAAGGGCAGGCTCGAAGTCGGCCGCGAGGGATGCTTTGTCTCGCTGATTGGTGAGCCGGAAAAGCGCCGCCTCGGCGACTCCCACGACTTCAGCGAAAACGTCCGAAACTTTGTTGCCTGCGTCAAGGCCGGCGCGCCGGAACGGCTCAATGCGCCCATCAGTGAAGGCGCCATCTCGACCATCCTGTGCCATCTCGCCAACATCGGCACGCGCGTGGAACGCCCGCTTACCCTGGGCGAAAACGGCGCGCAGGCGGTGGGCGACGAGGCGGCAAGCGCGCTCTTCACGCGCACGTACCGCGAGGCTTACGAACTTCCCAATGCCTGA
- a CDS encoding WG repeat-containing protein: MNIRNRVIVICLVAGLGLGGLWIYQTAGNLERNAHVVLYPDGTPVPESELAWVATLADALAREAGDPWLRERVDQAGVRGAYSTLHHEGAVRGVVFGVHLTTTPVFPITTPSGTYYVNRDGDLLLRPPNDFHVPQPFHEGLAAVGSISPDGVSGGPSFRYINENGDTAIPGPFASALPFSGGVAVASAVTGDGTVRYGAIDRAGAWLIEPKFNSLFEFSDGLAAAQIDNPDHSARIAGFIDPTGEFVVTLDKVQRMKSSHRGGLALVWRTEPPYYIFVDRGGNTVLTPDYDQVEPFHEGRAAVMAGDRWGFIDTEGNEAIPPQYPWLPPPFDNGMVALIQTPHWANTLARFKAEQFELEYEEGDVSAEDTVFKIVFTDEKGNVIDGD, from the coding sequence ATGAATATCAGGAACAGGGTAATCGTGATTTGCCTGGTGGCCGGGCTTGGGCTGGGCGGGTTGTGGATCTACCAAACCGCAGGTAACCTCGAACGCAATGCGCATGTGGTTTTGTATCCCGACGGGACGCCCGTGCCGGAATCTGAACTGGCCTGGGTGGCGACCCTTGCCGATGCGCTGGCGCGGGAAGCGGGCGACCCGTGGTTGCGTGAGCGCGTGGACCAGGCCGGCGTCCGCGGCGCCTACAGCACGCTGCACCACGAAGGCGCCGTCCGTGGCGTAGTCTTTGGCGTCCATCTGACGACGACGCCGGTCTTCCCGATCACAACGCCGTCGGGAACGTATTACGTCAACCGCGACGGCGATCTCTTGCTTCGCCCGCCCAACGATTTTCACGTGCCCCAGCCATTCCACGAGGGGCTGGCCGCCGTGGGGAGCATTTCTCCGGACGGAGTTTCGGGCGGCCCTTCCTTTCGCTACATCAACGAAAATGGGGATACCGCCATACCGGGGCCTTTCGCCAGCGCCCTCCCCTTCTCCGGCGGTGTCGCGGTGGCCAGCGCCGTTACGGGGGACGGGACCGTGCGTTATGGCGCCATTGATCGTGCAGGCGCCTGGCTGATCGAGCCGAAATTTAACAGCCTCTTCGAGTTTTCCGATGGCCTCGCCGCCGCCCAGATCGATAACCCGGATCACAGCGCCAGAATCGCGGGCTTCATCGATCCCACCGGCGAATTCGTCGTGACGCTCGACAAGGTGCAGCGCATGAAGAGCTCGCACCGCGGCGGCCTCGCCCTCGTCTGGCGAACGGAGCCGCCCTACTACATCTTCGTCGATCGCGGAGGGAACACGGTCTTGACGCCCGACTACGATCAGGTCGAACCTTTCCACGAGGGCCGGGCCGCCGTGATGGCCGGGGATCGATGGGGCTTTATCGATACGGAGGGCAACGAGGCCATCCCGCCGCAATATCCGTGGCTTCCGCCCCCCTTCGACAACGGCATGGTCGCGCTGATCCAGACACCGCACTGGGCGAACACGCTGGCCCGCTTCAAGGCCGAGCAATTTGAACTCGAGTATGAGGAGGGCGACGTGTCCGCGGAGGATACCGTCTTCAAAATTGTGTTTACCGATGAAAAGGGCAACGTGATAGACGGAGATTGA
- a CDS encoding PSD1 domain-containing protein, producing the protein MRAGAAIRTAIVLACSGAVCLGGAADSPRFSRDILPILSENCFHCHGMDAGTRKAGLRLDTEEGAAAVLGQGAGRSASALFQRITDPGADKMPPPDSGKTLSPAQIDLIGQWLDGGAPWEGHWAYTPPVRVVPAPVRNAAWPRSPIDRYILARLESAGFAPAPEADRRTLFRRIHLDLTGLPPAPDAADRFVLDNRPDAWERLVDELLASPHFGEHWARWWLDLAMYADSDGYLSDFIRPNAWRYRQWVVDALNADMPFDQFTVRQIAGDRLPNATVQDHIATGFLRNTLSNREGGAALEEFRTLQTFDRTRNLGTVWLGLTLECAQCHDHKYDAISQRDYFQIYAFFNNADEVNVDAPLGEEAAARAAAWPGYVARREALLAPVAGELDALQARWEEKLLHAARNPGGPDARWDRAWEVLGLVWGQGDAGAEGQLEGAIIVQTPPADRTQTDRFRIQNYFLRHGELMDPEAFQALKVGEIVRELDALAGELPPMSRAPAMRAARVSRPNRILERGDFRTPGAPVTPGVPAVLSAIHAPADPNRLNLARWLVAPENPLTARVTVNRIWQQLFGQGLVTTPDDFGVRGALPSHPDLLDWLAISFREDGWSLKALLREIVLSSTYRQSSHARPDLRAADPSNALLGRQQRLRLTGEQVRDAALSASGLLHPALGGPSVRPPQPESVTKEGFDNAWVPSEGPDRYRRSLYTFIQRTSPYGQLVNFDLAAPNRPCTRRERSNTPLQALNLLNDPNFFEAAQALAARSVVESPDPAARIDWLFRAALARPATPVERARIEALVREQTARFDRELEAIPPVTGAVGPPHTAENAAWVIAASVLLNLDEFINRE; encoded by the coding sequence ATGCGGGCTGGCGCGGCCATTCGTACAGCGATCGTTCTCGCGTGCTCCGGCGCGGTGTGCCTCGGGGGCGCCGCCGATTCGCCCCGCTTCTCGCGGGATATCCTGCCCATCCTCTCCGAGAACTGTTTCCACTGCCACGGCATGGACGCGGGGACCCGCAAGGCCGGGTTGCGCCTCGATACGGAAGAAGGCGCTGCGGCCGTGCTGGGCCAGGGCGCCGGCCGAAGTGCGAGCGCGCTCTTCCAGCGGATCACCGACCCGGGCGCGGATAAGATGCCCCCGCCCGATTCCGGCAAGACCCTGTCGCCGGCCCAAATCGATCTCATCGGCCAGTGGCTCGACGGCGGCGCCCCCTGGGAGGGCCACTGGGCCTACACCCCGCCCGTCCGCGTCGTTCCGGCCCCCGTCCGGAATGCGGCCTGGCCCCGGAGCCCGATCGACCGCTACATCCTCGCACGCCTCGAGTCCGCCGGGTTCGCGCCTGCGCCCGAGGCGGACCGGCGCACGCTCTTCCGCCGCATTCACCTCGATCTGACCGGCCTCCCGCCCGCGCCGGATGCCGCCGATCGATTCGTGCTCGACAACCGCCCCGACGCCTGGGAGCGCCTCGTGGACGAACTGCTTGCGTCGCCGCATTTCGGCGAGCACTGGGCGCGCTGGTGGCTCGATCTGGCGATGTACGCAGACAGCGACGGCTACCTCTCCGATTTCATCCGCCCGAACGCCTGGCGCTACCGCCAGTGGGTGGTGGACGCCCTGAACGCGGACATGCCCTTCGACCAGTTCACCGTCCGCCAGATCGCGGGGGATCGGCTGCCCAACGCCACGGTGCAGGATCACATTGCGACCGGATTCCTGCGGAATACGCTCAGCAACCGTGAGGGCGGCGCGGCCCTGGAAGAGTTCCGCACGCTCCAGACCTTCGACCGCACGCGCAACCTGGGAACCGTCTGGCTTGGCCTGACCCTGGAATGCGCTCAGTGCCACGATCACAAGTACGACGCCATCTCCCAGCGGGATTACTTCCAGATCTACGCCTTCTTCAACAACGCCGACGAAGTAAACGTCGACGCGCCCCTCGGTGAGGAGGCGGCGGCCCGCGCGGCGGCCTGGCCCGGCTATGTCGCCCGGCGCGAGGCGCTGCTGGCTCCCGTCGCCGGCGAGCTGGACGCGCTCCAGGCCCGGTGGGAGGAGAAGCTGCTTCACGCCGCGCGCAACCCCGGCGGCCCCGATGCCCGCTGGGACCGAGCCTGGGAAGTGCTGGGCCTAGTCTGGGGCCAGGGCGATGCGGGCGCGGAGGGCCAGCTCGAAGGCGCGATCATCGTCCAGACGCCGCCCGCCGATCGCACACAGACCGATCGCTTCCGCATACAGAACTATTTCCTGCGCCACGGCGAGCTCATGGATCCCGAGGCCTTTCAGGCGCTGAAGGTGGGGGAGATCGTCCGCGAACTCGATGCGCTCGCCGGCGAACTGCCGCCGATGAGCCGCGCCCCCGCTATGCGCGCCGCGCGCGTGTCGCGCCCCAACCGTATCCTCGAGCGCGGCGACTTCCGAACCCCCGGCGCCCCGGTGACCCCCGGCGTCCCCGCCGTACTGTCGGCGATCCACGCGCCCGCGGACCCCAATCGCCTCAATCTCGCACGCTGGCTCGTGGCCCCCGAAAACCCGCTCACCGCGCGCGTCACCGTCAACCGGATCTGGCAGCAGCTCTTCGGCCAGGGCCTCGTCACCACCCCGGACGATTTCGGCGTCCGCGGCGCCCTCCCGAGCCACCCGGACCTGCTGGACTGGCTCGCGATCTCCTTCCGGGAAGACGGCTGGAGCCTGAAAGCGCTTCTCCGCGAGATCGTGCTCTCATCCACCTACCGCCAATCCTCCCACGCGCGCCCGGACCTGCGCGCGGCCGATCCCTCCAACGCCCTGCTGGGCCGGCAACAGCGCCTGCGCCTGACCGGCGAACAGGTGCGCGATGCGGCGCTCTCGGCGAGCGGCCTGCTGCACCCGGCCCTCGGCGGCCCCAGCGTGCGCCCCCCACAGCCGGAAAGCGTCACGAAGGAAGGCTTCGACAACGCCTGGGTCCCCAGCGAAGGGCCCGACCGGTATCGGCGCTCGCTCTATACCTTTATCCAGCGCACCTCGCCCTACGGCCAGCTGGTGAACTTCGATCTGGCCGCGCCCAACCGCCCCTGCACCCGGCGCGAGCGCTCCAACACGCCGCTGCAGGCCCTGAACCTGCTCAACGACCCCAATTTCTTCGAAGCCGCGCAGGCCCTGGCCGCCCGATCCGTGGTGGAATCCCCCGATCCCGCCGCGCGAATCGACTGGCTCTTTCGTGCGGCGCTCGCGCGCCCGGCGACCCCCGTTGAGCGCGCCCGCATCGAGGCGCTCGTCCGAGAACAGACCGCGCGCTTCGACCGCGAGCTGGAGGCCATCCCGCCCGTGACCGGCGCCGTGGGCCCGCCGCACACCGCCGAAAACGCCGCCTGGGTCATCGCCGCCAGCGTCCTGCTCAACCTCGACGAATTCATCAACCGGGAGTAG